From Salvia splendens isolate huo1 chromosome 3, SspV2, whole genome shotgun sequence, a single genomic window includes:
- the LOC121795342 gene encoding uncharacterized protein LOC121795342, with the protein MDSAAGETAGETAGDIAGDKASRMIGVNTKNLIAQSMLQGSRLGKIPYGGFVKTTKDFGVSRKTVHRIWAEASKQIQRGEPVSIKDRVKGFKRNDQIKLDQNRVRALSVLERSTIRKMAFKLDLSKSTVGRMVKCGDLRPHTNAVKPVLTSVNKVSRMKWALTHVQPVVNNGMLKYHSMHNVVHIDEKWFFMTKTTDRYYLLPDEEEPYRSCKSKRFITKVMFMCAVCRPYVGDSGDVIFDGKIAILPFTTQEPAMRKSKNRPRGTLETKPIQSVNKDVMRECLIHKIIPAIKAKWPDNISKDIFIQQDNARPHIMHNDAEFQSVANTDGFRFHIICQPSNSPDCNVLDLGFFRAIQSIQDDKLARGVDELVANVQAAFDELSAGTLNKVFLTLQGCLTEILKGEGGNGYKTPHINKERLTRLGILPKTLEVEEHIVKAAVEYLQQPENNEITSYDISSISRVVGF; encoded by the exons ATGGATTCTGCTGCTGGAGAAACTGCCGGAGAGACAGCCGGAGACATAGCCGGAGATAAAGCCTCGCGAATGATAGGAGTGAACACCAAGAATTTGATAGCACAAAGCATGCTACAAGGAAGCCGTTTAGGTAAAATACCATATGGAGGTTTTGTCAAAACAACCAAGGACTTTGGAGTGAGTAGGAAGACAGTCCATCGAATCTGGGCAGAGGCCAGCAAGCAAATCCAACGTGGTGAACCTGTGAGCATAAAAGATCGCGTTAAAGGCTTCAAGCGCAATGATCAAATTAAGCTAGATCAAAACAGGGTAAGAGCTCTGTCTGTTCTTGAAAGATCCACCATCCGCAAAATGGCTTTCAAGCTAGATTTAAGTAAGAGCACAGTAGGCCGAATGGTGAAATGTGGAGATCTGAGGCCACACACAAATGCTGTTAAGCCGGTGCTTACTTCCGTAAACAAGGTATCAAGAATGAAATGGGCCTTAACTCATGTGCAGCCTGTTGTTAACAATGGTATGCTCAAATACCACTCAATGCACAACGTAGTGCAtatagatgaaaaatggttTTTCATGACAAAGACTACAGATAGGTACTACCTGCTGCCAGATGAGGAAGAACCATATAGGTCATGCAAGTCAAAGAGGTTCATCACAAAGGTGATGTttatgtgtgcagtgtgtagaCCATACGTTGGAGACAGTGGAGATGTCATATTCGATGGAAAAATAGCCATCTTGCCATTCACAACACAAGAGCCAGCAATGAGAAAATCAAAGAACAGGCCAAGAGGCACCTTGGAGACCAAGCCCATTCAATCAGTGAACAAGGATGTAATGAGAGAATGCCTTATTCATAAG ATCATACCAGCAATCAAGGCTAAATGGCCAGATAACATAAGCAAGGACATATTCATCCAACAAGACAATGCCAGACCTCACATCATGCATAATGATGCAGAATTTCAGTCAGTTGCAAACACAGATGGGTTCAGATTCCATATCATTTGCCAACCATCTAACTCTCCTGATTGTAATGTCTTGGATTTAGGATTTTTCAGGGCCATCCAGTCTATACAGGATGACAAATTGGCTAGGGGAGTGGATGAGTTAGTGGCTAATGTGCAAGCAGCCTTTGATGAACTTAGTGCAGGAACATTGAACAAGGTTTTTCTGACTCTTCAAGGATGTTTAACTGAGATTTTGAAGGGGGAAGGGGGGAATGGCTACAAAACTCCACACATTAACAAAGAAAGGTTGACAAGGCTGGGGATACTGCCAAAGACATTGGAGGTTGAAGAACACATAGTGAAAGCTGCAGTGGAATACCTCCAGCAGCCTGAAAATAATGAGATCACCTCATATGACATCTCAAGTATCAGTAGAGTTGTAGGGTTCTAA